One segment of Polyangiaceae bacterium DNA contains the following:
- a CDS encoding MYXO-CTERM sorting domain-containing protein: MRKLTVALLLASVACSPTDSNQPTQTSAPSATAGVVLEAARQRFEIRKRPLWRSLESLQDGDGRSPIRGGAIPLRRAGDAWAGSVAGNARLRIPVQANAAVALEAGAAKLSFRLEGLRAAQGALHDGVVVYENAAQGDGGYFLRPTAKGVEDFLVLSREPDGGPRVRYRVEIDGATLRAEGQRLVAVDATERELFAMSGAEIIDAQGELRPTVLDAQCSAQGCDVDVSWAPDLRYPALLDPKWTDVKDEISNATRWGHSAIAIDSKTPNEELVVVVGGNPEYTKGCGEESSLPDGGSVVGCGMATFGVDLAGTVAAGIMGTEPELTSRWGGSTRFGTGILSVVGLPPAGAPSTPYFIDFHPTLPQLTTVEAPELNTARWGFAIATLDQCAYVFGGYSTNFEQTYERLCQGEATWRSESLKNGTGRRFATATNVAPSSGDEAILLVGGTTGGLYPVLVRGGVSSVEPTVSGALLPSGCSGNTCSLFSHGATRLDSKRVLISGGAHLPVKASTSIEAKDLPPDPESTGVCQEVSSNETLVFDASAGTWKAGPQLKAPRHGHAAVRLANGYVLVVGGLNCSVVGATPAPVSSPWAEACHPDSPSCEPIVKQPNVRGVLPSATATHGGRHVVTLFGAPLANKAKLVGAVFSLLDDGLACSSDYECVSGHCADGVCCNKACDGVCEACNATGVCEDVPEGSDPDSDCEQGDSECGLSGLCDGAGACALTRQEGDACGAPASCASNVFLSAKCHQGVCQDISRACGVFACESTGCSSTECADGGYWDGNGCVPKAPIGQSCGQDGQCGSGHCVDGSCCDTACTGTCESCKQGICTLLTTEETPASCIGMCTGKDSKCVKRPAGAACDDDAECNGGCYQGMCCDSACRDDGEECQTAADCGGGACSDGRCATACEQSSDCPASLTCSPERLCVAGDDSGDDLSGCGCRTAGGPRGQSHWGFVALLALAFGVRRRAVRRALRAGRALPVGRALRAVRAAERTARRAGVRSLRVGTLSLLFVLASIGCGPKEAPAIAEVHLAASSMIAVPGTDLSIRAGHPRMWILPEDVEGLRCRAGIVGGPDCGASAALWQRMQKDIDEEVAKGSGTKTSLHIHRIALAHLLTGDTKYCAAVSTLLEAQADTGAMVREGQGPGRASTLAMAYDWCYDELSSSTRAKVGAYLLENAAGTPFNGAYPWFPGESAGLSYVFSVFGDGIDDAQAGELLAGHYRGFREVNLPATNQTYCDGGADGYAGVRADYMRSMTELFARSTSYTQAFEDSAFVANLGKFFIHRTRPDGYLSRAPGKNNLTDIDAVNFAAQNALRYGDEGAQWFAKQAYDQDDTSTDWLQLLWFDPTLPAKDPGDGAEGWQPVHEGTCSGMYFFRTDWSASAIHAGFFNGPDFVGHHTQNHFIIARGDDSLLIDSGNRSSDYDLSYDTYYKRSLAHNTIAILDPDEDFGDAPLAPGIHIPNDGGQIAGDEDEGCKRWPDACTPSGNAPGYRGEVVAHGVESGKYRYVMGDATPAYSAEKAKRVTRAFVELDPGIFVVYDRVEVTRPGLATSLFLHMIEQPALDDGSLEVLAGDLATGGVFESHDAAQVLVRYGDSALYAKTLLPRQAVHRIVGGGNADGAAVKQSDFPEYAFTHSTSASFEYENGGTNWTPESTQYPYGAAAHYGRNGSTSSTPPGSEAGDYRVEVRPASGEEGGEYLQVMQVGLGDPMTDDSGPEFSADSAFSATTYNAYGYGMYRGNTHAAHADGAASAQWTFAVADADEYELEVWLAKPNDRTLASMRYTLTQQTEKLGAVVAQADGNAAWRSLGRIQLAAGNATLTATAAETIADAYVLADAARLRRVEPTFDRLQASAVTSEDGAATGALIGADLLAIFGRSDEPLSDIVLQLEATQGLRVRVFGAKPSSEFSVAHDGKQLTIKAAAGGVATSTAAGVLAFSLDASCVADGKPCSGLGDDPPLDPGGAGGASAAEDDSRGCACRTRPGRSSGNAAALFALLVLVWRRRRLETRPRRS, translated from the coding sequence ATGCGCAAACTCACCGTTGCATTGTTGCTGGCAAGCGTTGCGTGCTCGCCCACGGATTCGAACCAGCCGACCCAGACGAGTGCTCCCAGCGCGACAGCTGGCGTAGTGTTGGAGGCGGCTCGCCAGCGCTTCGAGATCCGCAAGCGACCCCTGTGGCGTTCTTTGGAGAGCCTGCAGGACGGCGACGGGCGCTCCCCGATCCGTGGCGGTGCGATTCCTTTGCGCCGCGCCGGGGACGCGTGGGCCGGCTCGGTGGCGGGCAATGCGCGCCTGCGCATCCCTGTGCAGGCGAACGCCGCCGTCGCCCTCGAGGCGGGCGCCGCAAAGCTGTCGTTTCGGTTGGAAGGGCTGCGAGCCGCGCAGGGGGCGCTGCACGACGGGGTTGTCGTCTACGAGAACGCCGCGCAAGGCGATGGCGGATACTTCCTGAGACCTACCGCCAAGGGCGTGGAGGACTTTCTCGTGCTTTCTCGAGAGCCCGACGGGGGGCCCCGGGTGCGGTATCGAGTCGAGATCGACGGCGCCACGCTCAGAGCGGAGGGGCAGCGCCTGGTTGCCGTCGATGCCACCGAGCGCGAGCTCTTTGCGATGTCTGGTGCCGAGATCATCGATGCACAGGGTGAACTCCGCCCCACCGTGTTGGACGCGCAGTGCTCGGCGCAGGGATGCGACGTGGACGTCTCTTGGGCGCCGGACCTGCGCTACCCGGCGCTCCTGGATCCGAAGTGGACTGATGTGAAGGACGAGATAAGCAACGCCACTCGCTGGGGACACTCGGCGATTGCCATCGACTCCAAGACTCCAAATGAAGAGCTGGTCGTCGTCGTTGGTGGCAACCCTGAGTACACAAAAGGCTGCGGTGAGGAGTCTTCTCTGCCAGATGGGGGCAGTGTGGTGGGCTGCGGCATGGCGACGTTTGGTGTCGACCTGGCGGGCACCGTTGCGGCGGGGATCATGGGAACGGAGCCGGAGCTGACGTCTCGCTGGGGAGGCTCGACCCGCTTCGGGACCGGCATTCTGAGCGTGGTGGGCCTCCCGCCGGCGGGCGCGCCCTCTACCCCCTACTTCATCGACTTCCATCCCACCTTGCCCCAACTGACGACAGTCGAGGCACCCGAGTTGAACACTGCGCGATGGGGATTTGCGATCGCGACCTTGGACCAATGCGCCTATGTTTTCGGGGGATATAGCACCAACTTTGAACAAACCTACGAACGCCTTTGTCAAGGCGAAGCCACATGGCGGAGTGAATCGCTGAAGAATGGGACTGGGAGGAGGTTTGCGACAGCGACAAACGTTGCACCTTCCTCCGGCGACGAAGCAATCCTCCTAGTGGGCGGGACCACCGGCGGCTTGTACCCAGTGCTGGTGAGGGGGGGCGTTTCCTCCGTCGAGCCAACCGTCAGTGGCGCATTGTTGCCGTCCGGCTGTTCGGGAAACACATGCAGCCTCTTCAGCCACGGCGCCACCAGGTTGGACAGCAAGCGCGTGCTGATCTCGGGAGGTGCGCACCTTCCTGTTAAAGCCTCCACAAGCATTGAGGCCAAGGACCTCCCACCCGATCCCGAAAGTACCGGCGTTTGCCAAGAGGTCTCGTCAAACGAAACACTGGTTTTCGACGCCAGCGCCGGGACTTGGAAAGCAGGGCCTCAGCTGAAGGCACCTCGACACGGCCATGCAGCGGTGCGGCTTGCCAATGGCTATGTGTTGGTGGTGGGTGGACTGAATTGTTCTGTGGTGGGTGCGACTCCGGCGCCGGTGTCTAGTCCTTGGGCAGAGGCTTGCCACCCGGATTCTCCGAGTTGCGAGCCAATAGTCAAGCAACCCAACGTGAGAGGTGTGCTTCCTTCAGCTACCGCTACGCACGGTGGGCGTCACGTCGTCACGCTCTTCGGTGCCCCGCTGGCGAACAAGGCCAAGCTCGTCGGCGCCGTATTCTCGTTGCTGGACGACGGCCTGGCTTGCTCCTCTGACTACGAGTGCGTCTCTGGGCATTGCGCAGACGGCGTGTGCTGCAACAAAGCTTGTGACGGAGTCTGTGAGGCATGCAACGCTACCGGCGTCTGTGAAGATGTCCCTGAAGGCAGCGACCCCGACAGCGATTGTGAGCAAGGCGACAGCGAGTGTGGCCTGAGCGGCTTGTGTGACGGCGCGGGAGCCTGCGCGCTGACTCGCCAAGAGGGGGACGCGTGCGGAGCGCCGGCCAGCTGCGCAAGCAACGTGTTCTTGTCCGCGAAGTGCCACCAAGGCGTTTGCCAGGACATCTCTAGGGCCTGCGGCGTATTTGCCTGTGAGTCGACGGGGTGTTCGTCGACCGAGTGCGCGGACGGCGGCTACTGGGACGGCAATGGTTGTGTGCCCAAGGCGCCGATCGGTCAGAGCTGCGGGCAGGATGGGCAGTGCGGCTCGGGGCACTGCGTGGATGGCTCGTGCTGCGACACCGCTTGCACTGGCACTTGCGAGTCGTGCAAGCAGGGCATCTGCACGCTGCTGACCACCGAAGAGACGCCTGCGTCTTGCATCGGCATGTGCACGGGAAAGGACTCGAAGTGCGTCAAGCGGCCCGCCGGTGCTGCGTGCGACGACGACGCGGAGTGCAACGGCGGGTGCTACCAGGGCATGTGTTGCGACAGCGCGTGTCGCGATGACGGAGAGGAGTGCCAGACTGCCGCGGACTGCGGGGGCGGTGCGTGCTCGGACGGCCGATGCGCCACGGCCTGCGAGCAGTCGAGCGACTGCCCCGCATCCTTGACCTGTAGTCCCGAGCGCCTGTGCGTGGCGGGGGACGACAGCGGCGACGACTTGTCGGGGTGCGGCTGTCGGACGGCGGGCGGGCCACGCGGGCAAAGCCATTGGGGATTCGTGGCGCTGCTGGCGCTGGCATTCGGCGTGCGTCGGCGAGCCGTGCGTCGCGCACTGCGAGCGGGTCGAGCACTGCCAGTGGGTCGAGCGCTGCGAGCCGTGAGAGCGGCGGAGCGAACGGCGCGACGCGCCGGTGTTCGTTCGCTCCGCGTGGGAACGCTGAGCCTGCTCTTCGTGCTCGCCAGTATCGGCTGCGGCCCGAAGGAAGCTCCCGCGATTGCCGAAGTGCACCTGGCAGCATCGAGCATGATCGCCGTACCCGGAACGGACTTGTCGATCCGCGCGGGCCATCCGCGCATGTGGATCTTGCCAGAAGACGTCGAAGGCTTGCGCTGTCGTGCCGGCATCGTCGGTGGCCCCGATTGCGGGGCCAGCGCAGCGCTTTGGCAACGCATGCAGAAGGACATCGACGAAGAGGTGGCGAAGGGTTCAGGCACGAAGACATCGCTGCATATTCACCGCATCGCGCTAGCGCACCTCTTGACCGGCGACACCAAGTACTGCGCCGCAGTCTCCACGCTGCTCGAGGCCCAGGCCGACACGGGAGCGATGGTGCGCGAAGGACAGGGGCCGGGGCGCGCCAGCACCCTCGCGATGGCCTACGACTGGTGCTACGACGAGCTTTCGTCCAGCACGCGCGCCAAGGTCGGAGCCTATTTGCTGGAGAACGCAGCGGGCACGCCTTTCAACGGTGCCTATCCATGGTTTCCCGGCGAGAGCGCTGGGCTCTCCTACGTCTTCTCGGTCTTCGGTGACGGCATCGACGACGCGCAGGCGGGCGAATTGCTCGCGGGTCACTATCGCGGCTTCCGCGAAGTGAATCTGCCCGCAACCAATCAGACATACTGCGACGGCGGCGCAGACGGCTACGCGGGCGTGCGCGCCGACTACATGCGCAGCATGACCGAGCTGTTTGCGCGCAGCACGAGCTACACTCAGGCCTTCGAGGATTCCGCCTTCGTGGCAAACCTAGGCAAGTTCTTCATTCATCGCACGCGCCCCGATGGCTACCTTTCGCGTGCGCCGGGGAAGAACAACCTGACGGACATCGACGCCGTCAACTTCGCGGCTCAGAACGCGCTTCGCTACGGGGACGAGGGTGCGCAGTGGTTTGCGAAGCAGGCCTACGATCAGGACGACACCAGCACGGACTGGCTGCAGCTGTTGTGGTTCGATCCCACGCTTCCCGCCAAGGACCCGGGTGATGGAGCCGAGGGCTGGCAGCCCGTTCATGAAGGCACCTGCAGCGGCATGTACTTCTTCCGTACGGACTGGTCAGCTTCGGCGATCCACGCCGGGTTCTTCAATGGTCCGGACTTCGTCGGTCACCACACCCAGAACCACTTCATCATTGCGCGCGGGGATGACAGCCTGCTGATCGACAGCGGCAATCGAAGTTCCGACTACGATCTCTCCTACGACACCTATTACAAGCGCTCCCTTGCCCACAACACCATCGCCATACTCGATCCCGACGAAGACTTCGGGGATGCACCGCTGGCGCCGGGCATTCACATCCCCAATGACGGTGGTCAGATCGCTGGCGACGAAGACGAAGGCTGCAAGCGATGGCCAGACGCTTGCACACCGAGCGGCAACGCTCCGGGCTACCGCGGCGAGGTCGTGGCGCATGGCGTCGAGTCGGGCAAGTACCGTTACGTCATGGGCGATGCGACGCCCGCCTACTCCGCCGAGAAGGCCAAGCGGGTCACTCGCGCCTTCGTAGAGCTCGATCCCGGGATCTTCGTCGTCTACGACCGAGTGGAGGTCACGCGACCGGGGTTGGCGACGAGCTTGTTCCTTCACATGATCGAGCAGCCCGCCCTCGACGACGGATCCCTGGAAGTCCTCGCCGGGGATCTGGCCACGGGCGGTGTGTTCGAGAGTCACGACGCGGCGCAAGTGCTGGTGCGCTACGGGGACAGTGCGCTGTATGCAAAGACGTTGCTGCCGCGGCAGGCGGTGCACCGCATCGTCGGAGGTGGCAACGCCGACGGCGCTGCCGTCAAGCAGTCAGACTTTCCCGAATACGCATTCACTCACAGCACCAGCGCATCCTTCGAGTACGAAAACGGAGGCACGAACTGGACGCCCGAAAGCACCCAGTATCCATATGGTGCTGCTGCTCACTACGGTCGCAACGGGAGCACCAGCTCCACACCCCCCGGAAGCGAAGCCGGAGACTACCGCGTGGAGGTCCGCCCAGCGTCTGGCGAAGAAGGCGGCGAGTACCTGCAGGTGATGCAGGTGGGACTAGGCGACCCCATGACAGACGACAGCGGCCCTGAGTTCTCGGCTGACAGCGCCTTCTCTGCGACGACCTACAATGCCTACGGCTACGGCATGTATCGCGGGAACACGCACGCTGCCCATGCTGACGGAGCCGCGAGCGCGCAGTGGACCTTCGCCGTGGCTGACGCTGACGAGTACGAATTGGAAGTCTGGCTCGCCAAGCCCAACGATCGCACCCTGGCCAGCATGCGCTACACGCTGACTCAGCAAACCGAGAAGCTCGGCGCCGTGGTGGCGCAAGCGGACGGCAATGCCGCCTGGCGCAGCCTGGGTCGCATTCAGCTCGCCGCTGGGAACGCGACACTGACAGCGACTGCGGCGGAGACCATTGCAGACGCCTACGTGCTGGCCGATGCCGCGCGCCTGCGCCGCGTCGAGCCGACCTTCGACCGACTGCAAGCCTCCGCCGTGACGTCTGAGGACGGCGCTGCGACGGGCGCACTGATCGGCGCAGACTTGCTCGCCATCTTTGGCAGAAGCGACGAACCGTTGTCCGACATCGTTCTGCAGTTGGAAGCGACGCAGGGGCTGCGTGTTCGCGTCTTTGGCGCGAAGCCCAGCAGCGAGTTTTCCGTGGCTCACGACGGCAAACAGCTCACGATCAAGGCAGCCGCAGGCGGCGTTGCGACGAGCACCGCGGCCGGTGTGCTTGCCTTCAGCCTCGATGCGAGCTGCGTGGCCGACGGCAAACCTTGCAGCGGACTCGGTGACGATCCGCCGCTCGATCCCGGCGGAGCAGGTGGCGCGTCCGCCGCAGAAGACGATTCTCGCGGCTGCGCTTGTCGCACGCGCCCGGGCCGTTCTTCGGGGAACGCCGCAGCGTTGTTCGCCCTCCTTGTCCTCGTGTGGCGTCGACGCCGTCTTGAAACGCGGCCTCGACGCTCCTAG
- a CDS encoding PEGA domain-containing protein, translating to MSLRVASRLGICVLALLAGTSLASRARSDEGTDARARALAEFKQGVTELDAGDPARALEYFERSRSIYPSWQNTLNCAVSLTRLGREAEAAARLQAVLDFEDLPPERRESVSAELERLLQRLGSLSLSVHPTDSTVSVNGQVVAPATFGRPLRLSPGRYEVRAFKDGFEPLRREVVVERGKLAALELRLSRLTAVASLQVSAAGGEQLQVILDGNRIGNTPWSGLVAPGTHTVQLLGKGRGTAPTSVKLYGGRQETLRLEPVAVRCRATLGARPESAEIVLDGVSLGQGGWSSELPCRDYQLEVRAADHLTQRRTLSLRAGESVVEKFTLERANVRVVDSTWEVEAKVGALAALGLGGDLQDGCDGSCSAEFPFGGRAALGATLRLPSGVGLGMDVSGVVLGMGWSQRDTDRAQDGPTPTVARLDDSATLRAVGVVPRLGYRHGRDWLLEANLGVGVWLGYLRLERAGTVNDPPERLTTKRFDSSALYGVAEPELRLSRRFGDWDFGVSASTPILLALRAPTTEGFTQRAGQVSVSYVPSEQLTGSLVWLVSSGLFLRHTF from the coding sequence ATGTCTTTGCGCGTCGCAAGTCGTTTGGGGATTTGCGTGCTCGCGCTGTTGGCAGGTACTTCGTTGGCGTCGCGCGCCCGCAGTGACGAAGGAACGGACGCGCGAGCGCGTGCCCTCGCCGAGTTCAAGCAAGGTGTCACGGAGCTCGACGCTGGCGACCCCGCTCGCGCGTTGGAGTACTTCGAGCGCTCGCGCAGCATTTACCCTTCGTGGCAGAACACGCTGAACTGCGCCGTGAGCCTGACGCGCCTCGGGCGCGAAGCCGAGGCGGCAGCGCGTCTGCAGGCAGTGCTGGATTTCGAGGACCTGCCGCCCGAGCGTCGCGAGTCCGTGAGCGCGGAGCTGGAGCGGCTTCTGCAACGACTCGGCAGTTTGAGCCTGAGCGTGCACCCGACGGATAGCACCGTGTCCGTCAACGGTCAGGTCGTCGCACCCGCCACCTTCGGTCGACCCTTGCGGCTGAGTCCAGGTCGATACGAGGTCCGTGCCTTCAAGGACGGCTTCGAACCGCTTCGACGCGAAGTGGTCGTCGAGCGAGGCAAGTTGGCAGCGTTGGAGTTGCGGCTCTCACGGCTGACGGCGGTCGCGTCGCTCCAAGTGAGCGCTGCCGGGGGCGAACAGCTGCAAGTGATCCTGGACGGGAACCGCATCGGCAACACGCCGTGGTCGGGGTTGGTCGCGCCGGGTACCCACACGGTGCAACTCCTCGGCAAGGGCAGAGGCACGGCGCCCACGTCGGTGAAGCTGTACGGCGGTCGACAGGAAACGCTCCGTCTCGAACCGGTCGCCGTGCGTTGCCGCGCAACCCTCGGCGCTCGGCCCGAGAGCGCGGAGATCGTGCTCGATGGTGTGTCTCTGGGCCAAGGCGGTTGGAGCAGCGAGCTGCCCTGTCGCGACTATCAACTCGAGGTCCGCGCGGCGGACCACCTGACTCAGCGGCGTACGCTCAGCCTTCGCGCGGGCGAGTCCGTCGTGGAGAAGTTCACCTTGGAGCGCGCCAACGTGCGCGTCGTGGACTCCACGTGGGAAGTCGAAGCGAAGGTCGGAGCGTTGGCCGCGCTCGGGCTGGGTGGTGATCTGCAGGACGGCTGCGACGGCAGCTGCAGCGCAGAATTCCCCTTCGGCGGACGTGCCGCATTGGGCGCGACGTTGCGGCTGCCTTCGGGAGTTGGGCTCGGAATGGACGTCAGCGGTGTGGTCCTGGGCATGGGTTGGAGCCAACGAGACACCGATCGTGCACAAGACGGTCCCACCCCAACGGTGGCGCGCCTGGACGACAGCGCGACGCTGCGCGCGGTGGGTGTGGTGCCTCGTCTCGGTTATCGCCATGGTCGCGACTGGTTGCTCGAAGCCAACCTGGGCGTTGGCGTGTGGCTCGGCTACCTGCGCCTGGAGCGCGCGGGCACCGTGAACGACCCTCCCGAGCGGCTGACCACGAAGCGCTTCGACTCGTCTGCTCTCTATGGCGTGGCCGAACCCGAGCTACGATTGTCACGCCGTTTTGGTGATTGGGATTTCGGGGTGAGCGCGTCCACGCCGATCTTGCTGGCACTGCGCGCGCCGACCACGGAGGGCTTCACTCAGCGGGCTGGGCAAGTGAGCGTCAGCTACGTGCCGTCGGAGCAACTAACGGGCTCTTTGGTCTGGCTGGTCTCGTCGGGACTGTTCCTGCGACATACCTTCTGA
- a CDS encoding protein kinase yields the protein MATRVGGALPGRQRASLISNSAPDSLGIVASVVVAERYRVLEPLAQGGMGEVYRAEHVETGRIVALKVIRELGDGPEDREVWLERFRREARVIGKLDTPHVVQVLDAGRDTERELPFIAMELLSGQDLKELLGEKGTLEPHLALRLVGQACRGLASAHAAGVVHRDIKPGNIFVARRADGSLVVKVLDFGIAKVTEDTVGEDLTKTGNHLGTPRYMSPEQAQGLKNVDARTDVWALGIVLYRCLAGGTPFDDISAPGQLIVAISTRDAPSLLARAPNVSDALHRLVHKALSRRPRDRFADAQEMLAAIEAIVGSDLTVHPHDLAAAEPTPAPEREAVTVIEPLLAPAESSIAASSAPAPVPKVSSKRRQFLGFAGVAAALGLIAIVAIPRTFSPEAPAAAGSASVSPVAAIAPRASSLPSPVAPPTTSSQAAKTMSASVSVMPKAARVRVDGEPAELKDGRLELRGEIGSVKTVSLTHQGQEQVYRVVLSAAGPIPEQLTWATRTTTTRPAPTRPSMGAPAAAPKPTPAPAPKPGLPPATDWK from the coding sequence GTGGCAACGCGTGTAGGTGGAGCGCTGCCCGGCAGACAACGAGCTTCGTTGATTTCGAACTCCGCGCCGGATAGCCTTGGCATCGTGGCCAGCGTCGTCGTCGCTGAGCGTTACCGCGTGTTGGAACCGCTGGCCCAAGGGGGCATGGGCGAGGTGTACCGAGCGGAGCACGTCGAAACGGGCCGCATCGTTGCTTTGAAGGTGATTCGCGAGCTCGGCGACGGCCCCGAGGATCGCGAGGTATGGCTCGAGCGCTTCCGTCGCGAAGCGCGCGTGATCGGCAAGCTGGACACCCCGCACGTGGTGCAAGTCCTCGACGCGGGGCGTGACACGGAGCGCGAGTTGCCGTTCATTGCCATGGAGCTGCTGAGCGGCCAGGACCTCAAAGAGCTACTCGGAGAAAAGGGAACCCTGGAACCCCATCTGGCCTTGCGCTTGGTGGGCCAAGCCTGTCGAGGCTTGGCCAGTGCCCATGCCGCGGGCGTCGTGCACCGCGACATCAAACCAGGCAACATCTTCGTGGCCCGGCGCGCCGATGGCAGCCTCGTGGTCAAAGTCCTCGACTTTGGCATCGCGAAGGTCACCGAGGACACGGTTGGCGAAGATCTGACGAAGACCGGCAATCACTTGGGCACGCCGCGCTACATGTCGCCGGAACAAGCCCAAGGCTTGAAGAACGTGGATGCCCGCACGGATGTGTGGGCGCTCGGCATCGTGCTGTATCGCTGCTTGGCAGGAGGCACGCCCTTCGACGACATCAGCGCGCCGGGCCAGTTGATCGTCGCGATTTCCACGCGGGACGCGCCGTCTCTACTGGCGAGAGCGCCGAACGTGTCGGATGCACTACACAGGTTGGTGCACAAGGCCTTGTCGCGGCGGCCGCGAGATCGCTTCGCGGACGCGCAGGAGATGCTCGCGGCCATCGAAGCCATCGTTGGCAGCGACTTGACCGTTCACCCGCACGATCTGGCGGCCGCCGAGCCCACTCCTGCTCCGGAGCGCGAGGCAGTGACGGTGATCGAACCGCTATTGGCACCTGCGGAGAGCAGCATCGCGGCGTCAAGCGCGCCTGCGCCCGTGCCCAAGGTGAGCTCCAAGCGCCGCCAGTTCTTGGGATTCGCTGGTGTTGCCGCCGCCCTGGGATTGATCGCGATCGTGGCCATCCCCCGCACCTTTTCTCCTGAAGCCCCTGCAGCCGCGGGAAGCGCCTCGGTGTCACCTGTCGCGGCCATCGCGCCGCGCGCGTCATCGCTGCCAAGTCCGGTCGCCCCCCCGACGACTTCGAGCCAAGCGGCCAAGACGATGTCCGCCTCGGTGTCGGTGATGCCCAAGGCGGCACGCGTTCGAGTGGATGGCGAACCCGCGGAGCTGAAGGACGGCCGTCTGGAACTGCGCGGGGAGATTGGCAGCGTGAAGACCGTGTCCCTGACTCATCAAGGGCAAGAGCAAGTCTATCGCGTGGTGCTCTCTGCGGCCGGCCCCATTCCGGAGCAGCTGACTTGGGCGACGCGAACAACCACGACTCGCCCTGCGCCAACGCGTCCATCGATGGGCGCGCCCGCAGCTGCCCCAAAACCGACGCCGGCACCGGCACCAAAACCCGGGCTGCCGCCAGCGACGGATTGGAAGTAG